DNA sequence from the Halalkalicoccus subterraneus genome:
CTCAGTGGCGAAGGACTAATCCCGTCGCTCGTTACCTATTTTCTTTTGAGTGTTATTCTTGGAGTGAGCTACGAGTATAGCGAAAACCTCATTGTCCCCTCACTGATCCATGGGTTATTCAATGCGGCTCAATTCCTTATCGTCTACGTGAGGGCAACGGGCAATCTTCCAATAAGTGTCATCTGAAACAGTATAGTCGGTGCGCCACAGGATTTTTCGAACGTTGTTCTAGCTGACTCGGCTTGCGGTAGACTGACAAAAGAGCATGTGAGTGCCCGTCCCGGTCATGACCTGGGCAACTGACTGAGTGTTAATCCAATGAGTATACGGTCTGCTGTCGCTCTCATTGCTGGTTTCCAGTGCGTACCATCGTAGACAAGCAAAAATACATATGATAATCAAACAAACCAACCACCATGTCGACCCTTAGCAATCTACGGTCATTGCTGACCACCAGCCGATCAATCGAACTCGGTCAGCTCATGGGATGGGCAAGCATCCTAATGAGTCTCTGGATAGTGCTCAACCTAACAACCGATGGAATCTGGATAGTAGGAGCAGTCTTCCCTATAGGAACTCTCGCATTTGCATTGGGTATGGCTACTAGACAAAGGGCATACATCTTCCTAACACTAATCATTATCAGCCTACTGCTCATCTGTGGAATGGTAGCACTCGACTATCCAGAAGGTTTCAGCCTTGCTCTTCTCATTATCGCTGGTGGCTTCATCAATGTGCTAGTCTTTCTTCTTGGATATACTTACCCAGATACACAATACCAGCAGACCGAAGCAGAGGAAGGCTAAAATTCACTGGGTTAGCTTTCTATTCTATCGTCGTCATGCTGTTTTATACTACAGTGGCTTTCACCTGTCTGGCAAGGCAGACATCTCATGCTTGCGGTGGCACTACTGTCCTGAGCGAGCGAGGAACCCCCGTCTCGGAGCCGACCAACGGGAGGCAAGAATACGGCGTTACTTGCTCGCGAGCAAGGGTTCCGGTCGTGAGCTGTGGCACGTCTCATAAGTATGACTGTATATGTGCTTTCTGCGTGGACAGTACTATTGAGCAACTCACTCCAGTTGCTTGACTACGATAGCAATGAGACTAGCCGGCAGGTTTCCTGTTATGTGTGCCGCAGTACTTGCGCAGGTTCCTAATCGGTGACGAACGAGACCGAAAATCGAACCCAGCCCAAATAGCATCGTAATCCGGTTAAGAGAGCGATCGACGATAGCATGTTTAAGACTGAATGATAGACTGGTGAGAACGATCCCAGTTGTCGTACCGAACCGTTCGACGAAGGCCGTCTGAATAATTCCGCGCCAAACAAATTCCTCAACGATAGGTACGATAATCCCGTTTACAACAACCAGTAAGGAAGCAGCGGTGGTTGAGGTATCCTGCGTGACTATTTCGGTATTTTCTATACTTCCAAATAGAAGACGGTCGATTTGTGTCGTTATACTTAGGGAGGCTAGCCCGGCAACACCGGCAATAATCCCACCGCCGATAGCTCGAGGCGTCCATTGGTAACCTCGGTACTCCTGCTCAAATCCCATTTGGTTCCCAATTCGGGCGATAACCCATCCCAGTAGAGGTATTGTTGCAAGTGAGACGAGCATGTCTCCGGTGAGGTCCTCGTCGAATTTTCTTATCCGGGATACAAGGATCCGGCGCGTGATAACCTCAACTGACGTCCAGAGACCTACGCCAAGTAAGACAAGAAGAAGTGGACGGCGCTTCCCGCGGGTGTCATTCATATCGGCAAGAAAATTGGTTGAGATATTAACCTTTCCCTGTAGTCGATTTAGAACTCGATTGTCGAGGAATGGTCGAATATAGCGCATGTGTAGGCTGTGGCGGTGCCTGTCCTGGGTATCCAGGGCCGTGTGCTGTATGCTTGTTGACGCTCTGTAGTCGTGCTTTCAATAGTTGCTGTGACGACTACGGACCGGCGTGCGTCGACTGCGCTACGACACTATGAATCGGTAAGGTGGATTTACATCCACCTAACTACAATAGCACTATAGTATTAGAATATGGAGCTCAAAGAGAATTTGTTTCATGAGTCTCAAAGGGGTAAATTGCCGCTATTCTGGATTTTTATAGGATCTATCCTTACCGTTGTTGCACTCGCCGGATTTTTTATACAGGATTGGACGATAGTCGAGTTATCCGAACTATTACTCGGCCCGCTTATCTTCTTACTGATCGGCGCAGCGGAATTCGTCCCACGTGACAAAATCAAAATCGCCGCAGCCCTGCGACTGGGCTCTTTCTGCTGTATCCTAGCAGTTGGTCTACTAGTCCTCCGAGACGTTTTCGTATGATCAGGGCCGACGTTCCGTCTCAGTCCTCGCTCGTCGTGATATCCGCCGACAGCATCCGAGTCCTCTCGATGTCCCGGGAGTTGTTCAGCGTGAAGGCGGTGCACTCGGTGATGGCCTTAAGAGCCACCGAATTAGGTTACTCGTCCACACGGACTACCTAACAGCTGCTTCATCCCTGTTAGTTGGAAACTGAAGGTGGCACCAACCGTTACATACAGGGGAGGAATTTAGCACAGCGCAATCTATATCGGAGTAGCTGGAGGGGCGATTCTGTTATTCGCACCGCTGCTTCTCGCCGATGCTGGGACGGTATCTCAGCAGGTCGCAATAACTCTTGCAAACGGTGCGACAGCCGCTCTTGAGGCGTTTATTACGACTCAGGCCTACCGTGGCTATCATCGGTACAACAACCGTGCAATGTTATTGCTCGCTGTTGGAATCAGATTGTTAACTATCGGTTCCTTCGTTGTTCTTAACATTCCGCCATCGAAGTTCACTGACGCTCTCCGGATTGGGGCTGTCTTAACCGTCGAACTTGCTGGACTGCTATCAATTGTAGTATCGTTCCGTGTCGAGTGAAGCCTCAAAACCATTCTATCGGCACCGTTGAAACCTCCTACAAATGACCAGTCTGGAGTATTAGCGCTACATACACGGCAAAAATGTGTCTTATCCTGTCTGTAAGAGTAGACGGCTGCATCGAGGGTAGTAGGAGCAAAAGTCCGCCAATAATAAACAGGAGCTGGCACTACCGGGTAGCCATAGTAGTGAAAAGATAATATTTCACACATACGAGCCGAGGTGTATCAGTCCGACCGTTGGGATACCGACAAAGTAAGACTAGACGATGACAGAGACAGTGTTCATCGGAGGAGATCTTCTTCACGAACGTCGCTATTCCATTGGGTTACCCCTACTCCTACTCTTGTGTCGTTTATTTTTTACAACTCTGGTTTGACGAGTAACGCATGTCATTGGTAACCATCATCCTTGATGCACGTTTCAGTGACAAGACATCAACGC
Encoded proteins:
- a CDS encoding DUF7521 family protein — its product is MTLANGATAALEAFITTQAYRGYHRYNNRAMLLLAVGIRLLTIGSFVVLNIPPSKFTDALRIGAVLTVELAGLLSIVVSFRVE
- a CDS encoding CPBP family intramembrane glutamic endopeptidase; protein product: MNDTRGKRRPLLLVLLGVGLWTSVEVITRRILVSRIRKFDEDLTGDMLVSLATIPLLGWVIARIGNQMGFEQEYRGYQWTPRAIGGGIIAGVAGLASLSITTQIDRLLFGSIENTEIVTQDTSTTAASLLVVVNGIIVPIVEEFVWRGIIQTAFVERFGTTTGIVLTSLSFSLKHAIVDRSLNRITMLFGLGSIFGLVRHRLGTCASTAAHITGNLPASLIAIVVKQLE